Proteins from one Mus caroli chromosome 3, CAROLI_EIJ_v1.1, whole genome shotgun sequence genomic window:
- the Prkab2 gene encoding 5'-AMP-activated protein kinase subunit beta-2 isoform X1: MGNTTSERVSGERHGAKAARAEGGGHGPGKEHKIMVGSTDDPSVFSLPDSKLPGDKEFVPWQQDLDDSVKPAQQARPTVIRWSEGGKEVFISGSFNNWSTKIPLIKSHNDFVAILDLPEGEHQYKFFVDGQWVHDPSEPVVTSQLGTINNLIHVKKSDFEVFDALKLDSMESSETSCRDLSSSPPGPYGQEMYVFRSEERFKSPPILPPHLLQVILNKDTNISCDPALLPEPNHVMLNHLYALSIKDSVMVLSATHRYKKKYVTTLLYKPI; encoded by the exons ATGGGAAACACTACCAGCGAGCGGGTGTCCGGGGAGCGCCACGGAGCCAAAGCTGCTCGAGCTGAGGGCGGCGGCCATGGCCCGGGAAAGGAGCACAagatcatggtggggagcacggACGACCCCAGCGTCTTCAGCCTGCCCGACTCCAAG CTCCCCGGGGACAAAGAGTTTGTACCCTGGCAGCAGGATTTGGATGATTCTGTGAAGCCCGCCCAGCAGGCCCGGCCCACCGTTATCCGCTGGTCTGAAGGAGGCAAGGAGGTCTTCATCTCTGGGTCCTTCAACAATTGGAGCACCAAGATCCCTCTGATAAAGAG tCATAATGACTTTGTTGCCATCCTGGATCTTCCAGAGGGAGAGCATCAGTACAAGTTCTTTGTGGACGGACAGTGGGTTCATGATCCGTCAGAG CCTGTGGTTACCAGTCAGCTTGGAACAATTAATAACTTGATCCACGTCAAGAAATCTGATTTTGAAGTATTTGACGCTTTAAAGTTAGACTCTATGGAAAGCTCTGAGACATCATGTCGAG ACCTGTCCAGCTCACCCCCTGGGCCTTACGGTCAAGAAATGTATGTGTTTCGATCTGAGGAGAGATTCAAATCCCCACCCATCCTGCCCCCTCACCTACTCCAAGTTATTCTTAACAAGGACACGAATATTTCA TGTGACCCAGCCTTACTTCCTGAGCCCAATCATGTtatgctgaaccatctctatGCACTGTCCATTAAG